One Sagittula stellata E-37 genomic window carries:
- a CDS encoding sensor histidine kinase: protein MFKAWSRSLGARIAFLMSLAMLPLGLISVYQTHVVVEEAQALTRAALLSETVAAATGERELIQQALGAAQGLASAVPLVDAGECQQILSDFIESQQLYIFASYIQASGRMDCSSNGEVRDFAGTDTLERLGGPAVRMRRSGAVTKQSVVIASHPVMEGQLHMGWLTISIPHSVANALLESTLPNQELKLASINLDGDVVSSTSGVEAAPGFLPRDIPLSGLHDRIGLAFRAPSGSGEERFFAVAPMIDDTLVLVGSWPMSVADTGGTGPRALTAVTFPALMWVTGIIVAFFGLQRMVVRHVRQLRSAMRKFALGERRDSYLELANPPEELEEAQRAFNRMALIISEAELRQERDLRDKEVLLKEVHHRVKNNLQLIASIMNMQSRSARSAEARHMLAGLQRRVRGLAMLHRTLYTTPNMTTVDSGDLVRTVVEDVSSLSKDGQIDLRVEIESFPLFPDQAVPLSMLVTEALTNAYKYVGTSTDGQNEILISLAETKDGMVKLKIENSVAEDTDPEVIAEHQNDGLGNRLMTAFIRQLNGELDKLQKPGRFGMHITFIRRDFTPQKRAGDAA, encoded by the coding sequence ATGTTCAAGGCATGGTCGAGGAGCCTCGGCGCGCGCATAGCGTTTCTGATGTCCCTGGCCATGCTGCCACTGGGTCTCATCTCGGTGTATCAGACGCATGTCGTGGTGGAGGAGGCGCAGGCGCTTACCCGCGCTGCCTTGTTGTCCGAAACCGTTGCCGCCGCCACAGGTGAGCGCGAACTGATCCAGCAAGCACTCGGTGCCGCGCAGGGTCTCGCTTCGGCTGTTCCGCTGGTCGATGCTGGGGAATGCCAGCAGATCCTGTCCGATTTCATCGAGTCGCAGCAGCTCTACATCTTTGCCAGTTACATTCAGGCGTCGGGACGCATGGACTGCAGTTCCAACGGCGAGGTTCGCGATTTCGCGGGCACCGATACGCTCGAACGGCTTGGCGGCCCGGCGGTGCGCATGAGACGTTCCGGCGCCGTGACGAAACAGTCCGTCGTGATCGCATCGCATCCTGTGATGGAAGGGCAGCTTCACATGGGCTGGCTCACCATTTCGATTCCGCACTCGGTCGCGAACGCGCTGCTGGAAAGCACCCTGCCCAACCAGGAGCTGAAGCTTGCGTCGATCAACCTGGACGGCGACGTCGTGTCATCGACCAGCGGTGTAGAGGCCGCGCCCGGATTCCTGCCCCGCGACATTCCCCTAAGCGGCCTGCACGACCGGATTGGCCTTGCATTCCGCGCTCCGTCGGGAAGTGGCGAAGAAAGATTCTTCGCAGTGGCCCCGATGATCGACGACACGCTTGTTCTTGTGGGCAGCTGGCCAATGTCGGTGGCCGATACCGGTGGCACGGGTCCGCGCGCGCTGACAGCCGTGACGTTCCCCGCCCTGATGTGGGTGACGGGCATCATCGTTGCCTTCTTCGGTCTGCAGCGCATGGTGGTGCGTCACGTGCGGCAGCTTCGGTCCGCCATGCGCAAGTTCGCACTGGGCGAGCGGCGCGACAGTTATCTCGAATTGGCGAACCCTCCGGAGGAACTCGAAGAGGCCCAACGCGCGTTTAACCGTATGGCATTGATCATCTCGGAAGCAGAACTGCGACAGGAACGCGATCTGCGGGACAAGGAAGTCCTGTTGAAAGAGGTTCACCACAGGGTGAAGAACAACCTGCAGCTCATCGCCTCGATCATGAACATGCAATCGCGCAGTGCGCGCTCTGCCGAGGCACGGCACATGCTGGCCGGGTTGCAGCGCCGGGTGCGCGGGCTCGCGATGTTGCACCGTACGTTGTACACCACTCCGAACATGACGACCGTCGATTCCGGCGATCTGGTCCGGACCGTGGTCGAAGACGTTTCGTCGCTGTCCAAAGACGGACAAATAGACCTGCGCGTCGAAATCGAGAGCTTTCCGCTTTTCCCTGACCAGGCCGTGCCGCTGTCCATGCTGGTGACGGAGGCGCTGACCAACGCCTACAAGTACGTGGGAACCAGCACCGACGGCCAGAACGAAATCCTGATCTCCTTGGCCGAAACCAAAGATGGCATGGTCAAACTGAAGATCGAAAACTCTGTCGCCGAGGATACCGACCCCGAGGTGATCGCCGAGCATCAAAACGACGGCCTCGGCAACCGTTTGATGACGGCCTTCATTCGCCAGCTGAACGGCGAACTCGACAAGCTCCAGAAGCCCGGTCGTTTCGGCATGCACATCACCTTTATCCGGCGCGACTTCACACCGCAAAAACGAGCCGGCGATGCAGCCTGA
- a CDS encoding phospholipase D family protein, whose protein sequence is MQPEATPDFNVLVTADEAWPVFERAVLAAKTDIVAGFRIFDMCTKLRSPEAREIGDDWFDLLAHAVRRGVSFRLVISDFDADMATPLHELAWRTVRQGKALEEIAGAPFGRVKVRAALHPAQPGLLPWLALLPAVLPHRLRALKQIRGIRRQRQAVGLDNGSLPEMHTVSHHQKLAVIDGEVLYVGGLDLNERRYDSQEHERDASETWSDVQLVLRGPEAAEARQHLLEFEDVCAGKAEPSHLPLLKRTMSAPRKFQLPFLSPRTVLSEIEEAHLAAFRNARHLVYLETQFLRSGVISDALAAAAVNNKDLTCVVVLPGLPEEVAFDDHDGLDARFGMALQRHAVKELVEAFGKRITFAVPVRPVMADRDERDTLAGSPLIHVHNKVLVRDDDYGIVGSANLNGRSMRWDTEVAVESTRPDRVAMLRRKLIDHWWWCDLPDEARAAETLQGWWRAEIARNAVRMPEHRSGFLVPYDADNEKELEWQLPGVTENIV, encoded by the coding sequence ATGCAGCCTGAAGCCACCCCGGATTTCAACGTTCTCGTCACGGCGGACGAGGCGTGGCCCGTTTTCGAACGGGCCGTGCTTGCTGCGAAGACCGACATCGTCGCGGGCTTCAGGATCTTCGACATGTGCACAAAGCTGCGCAGCCCGGAGGCGCGCGAGATCGGTGACGACTGGTTCGACCTGTTGGCGCATGCAGTGCGCCGGGGCGTCTCGTTCCGGCTTGTCATCAGCGACTTCGACGCGGACATGGCGACACCGCTGCACGAACTGGCTTGGCGCACCGTCCGTCAGGGCAAGGCGCTGGAGGAGATCGCGGGTGCGCCTTTTGGACGGGTCAAGGTCCGCGCCGCTCTGCATCCCGCCCAGCCGGGCCTGCTCCCGTGGCTCGCGTTGCTGCCCGCCGTGCTGCCTCACCGGCTGCGGGCGCTCAAGCAAATCCGGGGCATCCGGCGCCAGCGTCAGGCCGTGGGACTCGACAACGGCAGCCTGCCTGAAATGCACACCGTTTCGCACCACCAGAAGCTGGCGGTGATCGACGGTGAGGTTCTTTACGTCGGCGGGCTGGATCTGAACGAACGGCGCTACGATTCCCAGGAACACGAACGGGACGCATCCGAGACCTGGTCGGACGTGCAACTTGTCCTGCGCGGCCCCGAAGCTGCCGAAGCCCGCCAGCACCTGCTCGAGTTCGAGGACGTCTGCGCGGGCAAGGCCGAGCCCTCGCACCTGCCGCTTCTGAAGCGGACCATGTCGGCGCCCCGAAAATTCCAGCTTCCCTTCCTGTCGCCGCGCACCGTCCTGTCGGAGATCGAGGAAGCGCACCTTGCCGCTTTTCGGAACGCGCGCCACCTCGTTTATCTGGAAACGCAGTTCCTGCGGTCCGGCGTCATATCCGATGCGCTGGCCGCCGCCGCCGTGAACAACAAGGACCTGACCTGCGTCGTGGTCCTGCCCGGCCTGCCGGAGGAAGTCGCCTTCGACGATCACGACGGGCTCGACGCGCGCTTCGGCATGGCCTTGCAGCGGCACGCTGTGAAAGAGCTTGTCGAGGCCTTCGGCAAACGCATCACCTTTGCCGTCCCCGTGCGCCCGGTCATGGCCGACCGGGACGAACGCGACACGCTTGCCGGGTCGCCGTTGATCCACGTGCACAACAAGGTCCTCGTGCGCGACGACGACTATGGCATCGTCGGCTCCGCCAACCTCAACGGCCGTTCCATGCGCTGGGACACCGAGGTCGCGGTGGAAAGCACGCGGCCAGATCGTGTCGCCATGCTGCGCCGGAAGCTGATCGATCACTGGTGGTGGTGCGACCTGCCCGATGAGGCGCGCGCAGCGGAAACCCTGCAAGGCTGGTGGCGGGCCGAGATTGCGCGCAACGCGGTTCGCATGCCGGAACACCGCTCAGGGTTTCTTGTGCCCTACGATGCCGACAATGAAAAAGAGCTGGAATGGCAGCTTCCGGGTGTCACCGAGAACATCGTGTGA
- a CDS encoding RNA polymerase sigma factor, giving the protein MPSRDPRDELVEHLGAMRAFAMSLTGNSALADDMVQDSLVKAWSKIETFERGTNLRAWLFTILRNTYYSHHRKARREVGDPDGVFAASLSQKPDHDGRLQMRDFNTAFALLSDEQREALVLVGAEGFSYEEAAETCGVAVGTVKSRVNRARARLAELMGLGDEENLELTDSVTTGIVSSQPHAV; this is encoded by the coding sequence ATGCCCAGTCGTGATCCCCGCGACGAGCTTGTCGAGCATCTCGGCGCGATGCGCGCCTTCGCGATGAGTCTGACCGGAAACTCGGCGCTTGCCGATGACATGGTGCAGGACTCTCTTGTGAAGGCGTGGAGCAAGATCGAGACTTTCGAGCGTGGCACCAACTTGCGTGCCTGGCTCTTCACCATTCTGAGGAACACATACTATTCGCATCACCGAAAGGCCCGACGTGAGGTAGGTGACCCGGACGGCGTCTTCGCCGCCAGCCTGTCACAAAAGCCCGACCACGACGGCCGATTGCAGATGCGCGACTTCAACACTGCATTCGCCCTTCTGTCCGACGAACAAAGAGAGGCCCTGGTCCTTGTCGGCGCTGAAGGTTTTTCCTACGAGGAGGCTGCAGAAACGTGCGGGGTTGCTGTAGGTACGGTAAAGAGCCGCGTCAACAGGGCCCGCGCTAGACTGGCCGAGCTCATGGGGCTTGGTGACGAGGAAAATCTGGAGCTGACAGACAGCGTCACGACTGGGATCGTTTCATCGCAGCCGCACGCGGTCTGA